GCCGCGGTGCTGGGGTCGGCGGCCAGCGAGATCGTCGCCTCCACGGCGCAGCTCGCCTCGGGCGCGAGTGAATCCGCCGCAGCTGTCAGCGAAACAACGTCCACCGTCGAAGAAATCCGCCAGACCTCGCAGATGGCCAGCCAGAAGGCGCGCTCCGTGTCGGATGCCGCGCAGAAGGCCGTGCAGATTTCGCAGAGCGGCCGCAAATCCACCGACGATGCGGTCGCCGGCATGGGCCGCATCCGCACGCAGATGGAAGCCATCGGCGCAAGCATGATGCGCCTCTCCGAACAGACCCAGGCGATCGGGCAGATCATCGCAAGCGTCGAAGACCTCGCCGCGCAGTCGAACCTGCTGGCCGTGAACGCGGCGATCGAAGCGGCCAAGGCCGGCGAGCACGGCAAGGGTTTCGGCGTCGTGGCGCAGGAGGTCAAGAGCCTGGCCGAACAGTCGCGCGTGGCCACCGATCGCGTGCGCGCGATCCTCAGCGATATCCAGAAGGCGACCACGGCCGCTGTCATGGCAACCGAACAGGGCAACAAAGCCGTCGAAGCCGGCAGCCGTCAGACCGAGCTCGCCGGTGAATCGATCCAGGCGTTGACGGGAACGGTGTCGGAAGCCGCGCAAGCCGCGACCCAGATTGCCGCCTCGAGCCAGCAGCAGCTCGTGGGCATGGACCAGGTCGCAGGCGCGATGGAGAACATCAAGCAGGCGAGCACGCAGAACGTCGCCAGCGCGCGCCAGCTCGAAACCGCGGCGCGAAACCTGAGCGACCTGGGCCAGCGATTGAAGGCCCTGGTCGAAAACTACACGGTGAGTTGAACATGAGCCCGGCGGACGAAGAATTCCTCAAGCAGCTGCGCGCGACCTTCGCGATCGAGGCCGCCGAGCATTTGCAGGCCATCGCCGCGGGATTGATGCATCTCGAAAAGGCGACTGGGCCGGCGGCGCAGAAACCGCTGATCGAAACCGTATTCCGCGCCGCGCACAGCCTCAAGGGCGCGGCGCGCGCGGTCGACTTCGACGACATCGAATCGGTCTGCGAGACGCTCGAGAACCTCTTCGCCACATGGAAACGCCAGGAGAGCACGCCCACACCCTCTTCCCTCGACGCCGCCCACCTGGCGCTCGATCGCATGACGAAGGCGATCTCCGGCGATTCGGCGCCGGCGACGACGACGTCTCCCGGGATTGCTCCCGCGGCCAGGCGCCCGGCCGAGACCGAAGTTGCCGCGGCGCCGCCGACGCCGGCCGCCACCCATACCTACAACGCCGATGAAACGGTGCGCGTCTCGGTAAAGACCCTCGACGAGCGGCTGCTCGAGTCCGAAGAGTTGTTGGCCGCCAAACTCGCCGCGAGTCAGCGCGCTGCCGATCTCGGCGGATTCGCGGATGTCTTCGAATCATGGCGCAAGGAATGGTCGCGCGTGCAACCGCAGGCGCGCGCATTGCGTTCTGCCGAAGGCAGCGCAGTCGCCGAATTCCTCGAATGGAACCACGACTGGCTGCGCGCGCTCGAAAGCCGCCTCGCCAACCTGCGCCGCAACGCCGAACAGGATCGCCTGACGGTCGACAAGCTGGTCGACGACCTGCTCGACAATTCGAAGAAACTGCTCATGTTGCCGCTGGCGACGTTCGGCACTCTGTTCCCGAAACTGGTGCGGGACACCACGCGAGAACTCGGCAAGGACGCGGAGCTCGTCATCCGCGGCGACGACGTGCTCATGGACAAGCGGATCCTCGAAGAGATCAAGGCCCCGCTGGTGCATCTGCTGCGCAACTGCGTCGATCACGGCATCGAAACGCCCAAAACACGGCGCGCGAGCCACAAGCCCACACGGGCGAAGATCTCGCTCTCGGTCTCGCAGGTGAACGGCAACCAGGTCGAAATTGCGGTCAGCGACGATGGCGCCGGAATCGACGTGAACCAGGTCAAGGCACAGGCCGTGAAGCGCGGGCTCATCGGCAGCGATGCCGCGGACAAACTCGACGACGCGGGAGCGCTGCTGCTGGTGTTCGAAACCGACCTGTCCACCAGCCCCATCATCACGCAGCTCTCCGGCCGCGGCCTGGGGCTGGCCATCGTCCGGGAGAAGGCCGAGAAGTTAGGCGGCCGGGTCGCGATCGAAAGCCAGCCGCGTGTGGGCACGACGATTCGCATGACGCTGCCGCTGACGTTGGCGACATTCCGCGGCGTGCTGGTGGAAGCCGGGCGACGCACCTTCGTCGTGCCGACGGCGCAGGTGGAACGCGTCACGAGCTTCAAACCCGAAGATATCCAGACGGTCGAAGGCCGCGACACGTTGTCGGTCAACGGCCGCGCGCTGGCGCTGACCCGGCTCGCGCAGGTGCTGCAGTTGCCGCCCGCGGCGCAGATGAAGGGCGCCCCGGCAACGGCCGCGCTGATACTCGGCGCCGGCAACGACCGCATCGCGTTCGCGGTGGACGCGGTGATCGACGAACGCGAGGTGCTGGTGAAGCGCCTCGCCAAACCCCTGGCGCGCGTGCGCAATATCGCCGGCGCGACCGTGCTCGGCAGCGGTGAAGTCGCCCCGATCCTCAACGTGACCGATCTGCTGAAATCCGCGCGCAACGCCGGGCCCACTTTGCGGATAGTGCCCGCCAACGTTGCCGCACCCGCGGCGGCGGCGGCGGCGGCCAAACGCATCCTGGTCGCCGAGGATTCGATCACCTCGCGCATGTTGCTCAAGGGCATCCTCGAATCCGCTGGCTACGAAGTGAAAACCGCGGTCGACGGCCTCGAGGCATTCACGCTGCTGCGCTCGGAGCGTTTCGACGCACTGGTCTCCGACGTGGAAATGCCGCGGCTCAACGGTTTCGACCTGACGGCACGCGTGCGCGCCGACGCCCAGCTCGCCGAACTGCCGATCATGCTCGTGACGGCGCTGGCCTCGCGCGAGGATCGCGAACGCGGCATCGAAGTCGGCGCGAACGCCTACCTGGTCAAGAGCAATCTCGATCAGAGCAATCTGCTCGAAGCCCTGCGGCGCCTGGCATGAAACCCATCGCCGTGCTGGTCGCGGACGATTCGCCGAGCATGCGTATGTTGCTGACCCACGTGCTGGCGCGCGACCCGCGCATCATCGTGATCGGCACCGTGAACGACGGACAGGCGGCCATCGACTATCTACAGAGCGGCGGCGTGCGTCCCGACGTGGTGCTGATGGACATCCACATGCCGCGGCTCGACGGTTTCGAAGCCACGCGGCGCATCATGGAGACCGATCCGCTGCCCATCGTCATCTGCACGGCCACCGCGGATCCCAAGGAGATGGCGGTGGCCTTCCGCACGATGGAGGCCGGAGCGGTCGCCTGTGTCGAGAAGCCGCTCGGCTTCGACCACCCGCAGTTCGCCTCCTGCGTCGAGAACCTGCAGCAGACGGTTCGACTGATGTCCGAGATCAAGGTGGTGCGGCGCTGGAACCGGCCGCGGCCCGCGGGCATGAGCGCGCCTGCCGCCGTGCCCACGCCTGGTGCCCGGTACCTGGTGCCACGCATGGTCGGGATCGGTGCTTCGACCGGCGGTCCGCCGGTGCTGCAGAATATTCTTTCGACGCTGCCGCGCGATTTTCCCGCGCCGATACTGATCGTCCAGCACATCGCGCGCGGCTTCCTGCCGGGCATGGTGGAGTGGCTCAATCAAACTACCGGCCAGCACGTCCACATCGCCGCGCACGGCGCCGTGCCGCTGCCGGGCCACGTCTACATCGCGCCCGACGATTTCCATCTCGCCGTCAGCACCGGCGGACGCCTGACGCTGGCGCGCGACGAACCGGAAAACGGGCTGCGTCCGTCGGTTTCGTGGCTGTTTCGTTCCATGGCGGAGCATCTCGGCGGCACTGCCGTCGGCGTGTTGTTGACTGGCATGGGCAAGGACGGCGCCGCCGAACTCAAGCAGATGCGTGACCGCGGCTCGATGACCATCGCCCAGGACCGCGAAAGCTCGGTTGTTCATGGCATGCCGGGCGAAGCGATAGCGCTCGGCGCCGCCGTGCAGATTCTGTCCGCTGACCGCATCGCGGGAGCATTGATCGCCGAGCTTGCGCGCAAGGCGCAACAGGCGGGAGGCATCGAAGCATGATCATCAAGGATGCTCCGGACACCGGGGCACGCATTCTGATCGCGGAAGACAGCGCCACGCAGGCACAACGCCTCACGCACATCCTCGAAGCGCAGGGCTACCGTGTCACCAGCGCGGCGAACGGCGCACTGGCGCTGGAGATGGCCAGACGCCACACCCCGAGCCTCGTGATCAGCGACGTGGTCATGCCCGAGATGAATGGCTACGAATTGTGCTCGCACATCAAGGCCGATCCGAAACTCGCCGACGTGCCCGTGATCCTGGTCACCACGTTGTCCGATCCGGAGGACGTCATCCGCGGGCTCGCGTGCCGCGCCGACAATTTCGTGCTCAAGCCCTACGATTCCGATCACCTGCTGCGGCGCGTGCAGTTCGTGCTGGTCAACAGCCACATGCGCCAGAACGAACAACCCGGCATGG
This sequence is a window from Pseudomonadota bacterium. Protein-coding genes within it:
- a CDS encoding response regulator, with product MSPADEEFLKQLRATFAIEAAEHLQAIAAGLMHLEKATGPAAQKPLIETVFRAAHSLKGAARAVDFDDIESVCETLENLFATWKRQESTPTPSSLDAAHLALDRMTKAISGDSAPATTTSPGIAPAARRPAETEVAAAPPTPAATHTYNADETVRVSVKTLDERLLESEELLAAKLAASQRAADLGGFADVFESWRKEWSRVQPQARALRSAEGSAVAEFLEWNHDWLRALESRLANLRRNAEQDRLTVDKLVDDLLDNSKKLLMLPLATFGTLFPKLVRDTTRELGKDAELVIRGDDVLMDKRILEEIKAPLVHLLRNCVDHGIETPKTRRASHKPTRAKISLSVSQVNGNQVEIAVSDDGAGIDVNQVKAQAVKRGLIGSDAADKLDDAGALLLVFETDLSTSPIITQLSGRGLGLAIVREKAEKLGGRVAIESQPRVGTTIRMTLPLTLATFRGVLVEAGRRTFVVPTAQVERVTSFKPEDIQTVEGRDTLSVNGRALALTRLAQVLQLPPAAQMKGAPATAALILGAGNDRIAFAVDAVIDEREVLVKRLAKPLARVRNIAGATVLGSGEVAPILNVTDLLKSARNAGPTLRIVPANVAAPAAAAAAAKRILVAEDSITSRMLLKGILESAGYEVKTAVDGLEAFTLLRSERFDALVSDVEMPRLNGFDLTARVRADAQLAELPIMLVTALASREDRERGIEVGANAYLVKSNLDQSNLLEALRRLA
- the cheB gene encoding chemotaxis-specific protein-glutamate methyltransferase CheB encodes the protein MKPIAVLVADDSPSMRMLLTHVLARDPRIIVIGTVNDGQAAIDYLQSGGVRPDVVLMDIHMPRLDGFEATRRIMETDPLPIVICTATADPKEMAVAFRTMEAGAVACVEKPLGFDHPQFASCVENLQQTVRLMSEIKVVRRWNRPRPAGMSAPAAVPTPGARYLVPRMVGIGASTGGPPVLQNILSTLPRDFPAPILIVQHIARGFLPGMVEWLNQTTGQHVHIAAHGAVPLPGHVYIAPDDFHLAVSTGGRLTLARDEPENGLRPSVSWLFRSMAEHLGGTAVGVLLTGMGKDGAAELKQMRDRGSMTIAQDRESSVVHGMPGEAIALGAAVQILSADRIAGALIAELARKAQQAGGIEA